The Streptomyces sp. NBC_00659 genomic interval CTGATCTCCGCACGCAGCCGGAGCGGTGCGTGCGTACACGTCGAGTCACGCGTGCAGTTGTGCGCGGATGAGAGTGTCGAGTCGTTGCCACGCCGGCGACGAGGCGTTGACCGCGGCCTGGATGAGGGCGGGGATCTCGGAGGCGTCCAGCTCGGGCGGTTCGTCGGGTCCGTAGCGTTCCCGAGTCGCCTCGGCGATCCGTCGGGCGAGGTCGTCGATGCCGGGATCGTCGGCGTCGAGGTCGTGTGCGTGGTCGTAGTCGAGGAAGAGCTGCCGTAGCTCCGGGTCGGCCAGGGTCTCGGCTTGGTCGTGGAACAGGGTGGTCGCACGGTCCGGGTGGGTGGCGAACACGAGAATCCACAGGTCCCGTTGCAGGTCCACCCAGCGAGGGGTGAATCCCCAGTCGGCCAGGCGCTCCAGGTGGGCACCGACCTCGGTGGGCAGCGGTGCCAGACGCCCGGCGGCGAGCCGGCGCAGGCGCCCCTGTGTTGCCCGCAGGCCACGGATGCGGTCGCTGAGGTCGTCGTCGATCTCGCGCAGCGCCTGCTGGAACTCCTCGTCGTTCACTGATCTCAGGTCCCGGATACGGGCCAGGGGGACACCGGCTTCGGCGAGCGTCCGGATCTTGATCAGGTCGATGGCGTCGTTCGCGCCGTACCGCCGGTAGCCAGACGCATCGCGGTCGGGCTCGGGGAGCAGCCCCTTGTCGTGATAGACGCGGATGGTCTTGACCGACACTCCGACGTACGTGGCCAGCTGCCCGATGGTGATCACCTGGCCATCGTCCCACTTGACCCTTCCCCTGGGGCAGGGTTGCACCATGGGGGCATGGCGAACATGAATGTCGATCGGGACACCCTGCGCGACCTGGCCGATGAAGGCAACGAGATGGCGTTGGACCGGCTGGCCGACCTTGCCGACGCGTCCGGTGACCTCGGGGAACTGAGCGAGTTGCTGGACGAGGGATCCATGCACGCCGGGTTCCTGCTCACTCGACGCGCGGCCGCGACCGGCGACCTGCGCGAGCTGCAACGGATCTCCGACGCCGGGTACGACGAGGCCGGGAACGAGCTGAACCGGCTGCTGAAGGCACCGACCGGCGGGTACCGGGGCTGAGACATCCGACCGGCCGCCGCAAGCGGCCCTTCAAGCACCAGCCCAGCTGTCCTGTGGCCGCAGGCCAGGCGCCTCAGCTTGGCGTTTAACCTCGCCGGGTCACCTGACCTGCTGATCTTGGCCTTTTCGTGAGACAGCAGGACGGCCGTTCTTCACGCTTCGAGGTGTCGAGCAACGTCGCGTGAAGGAACGGCCGCTGTGAAGAGTCTGGCTTGTGCAGGTCCCGCTGACGCCGCGCTGAGCGTGCTGTCCCACTTTCGTGTCGAGTTCTACGACTGCCTTTACCGCCGTGCGGATGCGCTCTTCGAGTTGACCGACGCGGTGCTATGTGCGGATGGTCCGGTGACGTCGCTGGTCGAGCTGACGCTGACGGCCGAGCATCGGCGCGGGCACGGAGCGATGTACGACGCGGTCAACCACGGCTGGCTGGAACCGCGCCGCCTGCGGCGGCTGCTGGCCTCCACCCCGCTGCCGAGGGCGGCCGACGGGCGGATCGTCCTCGCGGTCGATGTGAGCAACTGGCTGCGGTCCGACGCACCGACCAGTCCGGACCGGCTCTTCTGCCACGTCTACGGGCGGGGCCGCAGCGCGGATCAGTTCGTCCCAGGCTGGCCCTACTCCTTCGTCGCCGCCCTGGAAACGGGACGCACCTCGTGGACCGCCGTGCTGGACGCTGTCCGTCTGGGCCCGGCCGACGACGCCACCGCGGTGACCGCCGCCCAGCTCCGCGCCGTCGTCGTCCGGCTCGTGCGGGCCGGGCAGTGGAGGCCCGGCGACGCGGACATCCTCGTCGTGATGGACTCCGGCTACGACGTCACCCGCCTCGCCTACGTCCTGGCGGACCTGCCCGTCGAGCTGGTCGGCCGCCTGCGCTCGGACCGGGTCATGCTCCGTGACGCAGGCCCCCGGCGTTCCACCCCGCGCGGCGGGCAGCCCCGCAAGCACGGCGGTGTCCTCACTTTCTCCAAACCGGACTCCTGGCACACTCCCGACCAGGCC includes:
- a CDS encoding NF041680 family putative transposase, which translates into the protein MKSLACAGPADAALSVLSHFRVEFYDCLYRRADALFELTDAVLCADGPVTSLVELTLTAEHRRGHGAMYDAVNHGWLEPRRLRRLLASTPLPRAADGRIVLAVDVSNWLRSDAPTSPDRLFCHVYGRGRSADQFVPGWPYSFVAALETGRTSWTAVLDAVRLGPADDATAVTAAQLRAVVVRLVRAGQWRPGDADILVVMDSGYDVTRLAYVLADLPVELVGRLRSDRVMLRDAGPRRSTPRGGQPRKHGGVLTFSKPDSWHTPDQATTCDTTRYGKTEVLAWDRMHPRLTARGPWLDHCGELPLIHGTLIRLKVDHLPGDRNPKPVWLWSSRTSMTGANVDLRWQAFLRRFDLEHTFRLFKQTLGWTVPKVRDPHTADLWTWLIIAAHTQLRLARPLAEDLRRPWERPAEPRRLTPARVRRGFRHLRAKTAIPAGVPKPSKPGPGRPPGSKNRRPAPRHEPGKTVKRADTLTEHIRLKQQRG
- a CDS encoding MerR family transcriptional regulator, whose translation is MITIGQLATYVGVSVKTIRVYHDKGLLPEPDRDASGYRRYGANDAIDLIKIRTLAEAGVPLARIRDLRSVNDEEFQQALREIDDDLSDRIRGLRATQGRLRRLAAGRLAPLPTEVGAHLERLADWGFTPRWVDLQRDLWILVFATHPDRATTLFHDQAETLADPELRQLFLDYDHAHDLDADDPGIDDLARRIAEATRERYGPDEPPELDASEIPALIQAAVNASSPAWQRLDTLIRAQLHA